CCCTCTCCAGCCGGCTGCGCCGCTGTATCGGCTTGCATGTGTGGCGCCCTCAAACCGCGGAGCAGGTTGATGCGGGTCACCTGTGGCATGAATACATCACCCTTGGTCAATGTAAAAATTTCGCGGCGCGGGCGTGGCCGCAACTGGCTGTCGCTTGGCTGGCCGCCCTGCTGCTGATGAAACTGCTGGGTTTTCCTCAGACCCCCTGCCGGGGAGATGCGTGCGTCGAGATCCACAATGTGCTTGTCATTCTTGCCGTGATCACGCTGATGGTTCTGATCTTTTATGTCGTGGATACAACCAGGCTCTGCCGGCGCTGGGTCAACTGCATCGCTATGAAAAAAATCCGGTGGCCCGGCGGCACGCTCGACAAACTATCCGCGGAACGAAACATGAGCAGGCAGACCCTGGAGGAATGGCTCAGCATCGAACTGATTGCCGAGCGCACCACCGTGATCGGCAACTTTATCTATTTCCCGTTCATCATCATGTTCCTGCTGGGTATGGCCCGGCACCGCTACTTCGACAACTGGGATTTTCCCACCGCGCTCATCATTATCTTTACCCTCAACGCCGCACTCGTCATTATCAGCAGCATGGCATTGCGGCACTCGGCGGAGATCGCCAAACGCGAAGTTGTCAAACGGCTTGAGAGCAGGCTCATCCGCTCCCGCCAGATGTCGGATGACGACCAGAACAGACAGGAGCTGGAATGGGCGATCCAGGCCATAAAAAACAATCACAGAGGTGCATTCCTGCCGTTTACCCAGCACCCGGTATTCGGCGCCGCCGTCGCCTTGCCGTCGGGCGCATACGGCGTAGTGCTCCTAGCCGAGTATCTGGCCACGGGTTTCTGAGGGTAGCGAATCTTTGACAGCCGTCCTTTGCGTCAATATATGAATGACAATAGGGGACTGTTCCAGGTCTATGTAACAACTCCTAGGCTCACAGGCCCGGCTGCGTCCCGGCTGGTCTGGGATGATAATTTTTATATTCCAAAAATTTCCGGCAGCATTGGCGGAGTCAGCAGCCACCTCCCACTCGAACCCTGTTAGTAGCCGCGTAGAAACCCTATGCGCTTGCAATGCATCTTCCAGCCACGATTTTGCTGGTTTAGATCCAATGCTGCTTGCGGTACCAACTCACCGCATCCCTCGCAGATTCCTCTATGGGCCGCGGCGCCGCCAAACCAAGCTCGGCATAGGTCGCCGAAGGATCGAAGTGCATGGTACGTTTTGTCAGTCGCACACCCGTGACCGTCGCGCTAGGCATGCGATGTGAAATATGATCGGCCCACAACTCACTGAACCAACCAATCGCCAGCGCTACCGGATATGGAATCGTCCATCGTGGAGCGGGGCGATTCACAATGTCTCCAAGAATTTGAAGCCACTCGATTAACCGACAGTTATGTCCTGCGAGCAGATATCGAACGCCAGGTCTGCCCCGTTGCATTGCGCGCACCAATCCGACAGCCACGTCACGGACATCGATCAGGTTCAATTTACAATCCAGATAGACTGGAATTTTGCCCTGACAGAAGGCGACCGAGAGACGGGTGGGAGGCGTTTGATTTCTATCCCCCGGCCCCATAGGCAATGTTGGACTACATACAATGACCGGGGCGCCAGCTTCGGCAAGTTGGAAGGCAGCCTGTTCCGCCTGAAATTTGCTCAAGCAATAAGGTCCAATCATGTCCTCTTCACCCAGGCGGACGGACTCAGCGGCTCCACCGCTGAACTCGTCCGATGTAAGAATACTTTCGGTGCTTACGTAGAGCACTCTACTCACACCGCTGTCGAGTGCGGCCCGCATGACATTGAGAGTACCTTTATGGTTGATTTCGTCGAATTCACAACGATTGCGTCGCCAAAGATTTGGATCAGCCGCAAGATGATAGACGCGGTCGCAACCGTGCATCATATTTCGCATCGCTCCGGAGTCTCGAATATCTGCGCGAACAAGTTCAATGCGTTCAAGGGGTAAATGATTTAGTACCGCCTCAGGATGTTCAAGAACGCGTACAGGCTCGCCGCTGGCGAGCAGTTGATGCACGAGATGCGAACCGATAAACCCGCCGCCTCCTGTTACCAGGTTCATTTTAAAACACCATTTGGGAGAGATGCGGCGAGATGACGAATGTGCGTTCGTGCCTTGGCGAGCCGGTCGCGAGAGATTCGATCAACCAGATTGATAACGGCATTATTAATTGGGCAAGGAAAGGCTCCTGCAAGTCGAACAAGATGTCCGTTATAAGCATCAATTTCAGTCTGTCCGGTTCCCATATCCGGACTCATGGAACAATATGCCCCTCGCAAGGAAGGACGGAAGAATAACCCCATGATTTTGGGCAAGAGCGGTGTCCGCAATATACGCATTACGGTGTGGGGGTGAAATGGGCCAATCGTTTCAAGCGGCAGACCGGCGTGATGCAAGATTGCGTAGTTTTCTTTTAACAGAGCGAAGAATAGTTTTTGCGCGAGCGGATCAGTGAGGAGTTCTGCATTATCGACACCGGCGCTTGCCGCCAGCGGTGAAACAGCTGCGTTGTACATCAGTTTAGTTGCTTTGAATGGCCGAATATCAGAAACACGCTTGACGGGAAATAGCTTGCTTTCAGTAAACGCGGAGGCGAGGCCGCTGATGTGTTCATGCTCGGCGCTGGTTGTCTTTCGCCGCGCGCCTATGTGCAAAGACCCCGCGCGCGTAATGCGAGCGCTCAGGCGATCACGCGGGCACTCAGAAACAAATGAAGCGATGGCTTCCGCAGGATGGTCACATTCCTCAAGTTCCCTGTCATAGCCGTTTTGAATGGGTACCAACGCTTGAGTATTCGCGATTCGTTGCAGGACCGGCGCGTTATCGAATGTTTTTGTGCATAGCAACACCACCTTGTCCGTTGGCGGTACCCATTCATCAAAATGGATGAAGTGCGCGCCCTGAATGGGCTGGCCATCGAGCGTCATTTCATCGCGGCGCCCCGCGGAGAGCTTCCGGGGGTTTGACTCGATCATGGTGACGTCCCAGCCAGCACGGATGAGGCATGCTGCTGCTGCAATGCCAATACCTCCGGCGCCAATAATATGGGCTGATGATTTCATATCGAAAGATGTTGACAATGGGAACGAGTAAGGCTTGCGGGGCAGGTTTGGAAGCTACGGTGGTTAGCATAAACGCGTCTACTCCTCCATCGAGGGAAGCTCGGATATACGAACCACGCAGCACCCCCCCGGGATATACGAACCACGCAGCACCCCCCGCTATGGCTGCCCTGCCCGGTTGAACGATGACCGCATGTTACTTGGCAACTTAACTTCGCTCTGTACGCTAGCAAACAAGACGAGTCGCCAATCAATCAGAGAACGCGTTGATTAGCTGTGCATGACAATCAGGATACGTAAGGATAACAATTCCAGCCAGTTTCCCAGCTTCTTCCTGCACCTTTCCAGAGACGTCTTTTGCAGTACCGTGGGCTTGATTTCTTTTCATTGATCTCCTGATAAGGGGTAGGGGTCGTCTCAGAAAATGGATCGCAAAGTACTTTAAGGGTGCAAAATCCTGAGGGAAAGCGCTGGATTCGATATCCCAAGCTTTCTAGCCACGTCTCTTGGCAGTACGGCCATTGGTCCGCAGTTTCTGTGTGCCGTGACTTGAATGTCGCGTACCTGCAATGTGCTATACCGAATGGCACGAAGCCACAAAAAAGCATTAATCTGGTTCTGGTTTTTAAGCTGTCCTACAGAAATCTGTTACAGGAAATCAAAACGTATGCACTCAGGAGGAGATCGATTTTGAATAAAGATCAATTAAAAGGGTCGGATAAAGACTTTGCTGGAAAAATTTAAGAAGAGGAAAAAGCACAAAAGAATATATGGGATGCGAAGGAAACGGTAAACGATGCACGCAGTGGATAAATCCTAACCTCTGCTCAATATTTCCCCCCTAACCCGCTTCGGCGGGTTTTGTTATCCGGATACGCGGATCAATTGCCTGCGAAAATCACCGCCACTGCGGGAACAATTATCGCAGCGGATGCTCTCACCTTTCCTTAATATTTAATGGCGCTCGCCAGAGCAATTATCAACCTGCACATGAAGAGTCCAGAATTCACTCCCCCCGCTCCTGGTGAGCGAAAAAACATTCTTTCCGAAATGCGCAATCGGAAAATGGCTAGATCACCTCATGCTTATGTACGAGGAAACACGGCCAAGTTTTACGAATGGCTGGAAGAGAAGACGATGCGATTTCCATCAGGCCCCGCTATTTGGATCTGCGGCGATTGTCACTTGGGGAACCTCGGACCCATCGCCAACCATGAAGGAGAAGTTGATATACAGATCAGGGATCTTGACCAGGCCGTCATCGGAAATCCGGCACACGACTTGATACGGCTCGGATTATCTCTTGCTTCGGTTGTACGGGGATCTGGCTTGCCCGGTGTTATCACCGCACAATTAATAGAACATTTAATGTCAGGTTATGAGCATGCATTCGATGAATCAGAATCGAAGCCCATAAAAAATCCAGCATCTATAAAAATCGCAAAAAGAAAAGCAACCAGGCGGACCTGGAAGGAGTTAGCCATTGAACGGCTGGAACTATCCTCTCCGCTTATTCCGCTAGGAAAAAACTTTTGGCCGCTTTCTCGCGAGGAGAGAGCGGCGATCGAA
The window above is part of the Nitrosospira sp. Is2 genome. Proteins encoded here:
- a CDS encoding ketopantoate reductase family protein, producing MKSSAHIIGAGGIGIAAAACLIRAGWDVTMIESNPRKLSAGRRDEMTLDGQPIQGAHFIHFDEWVPPTDKVVLLCTKTFDNAPVLQRIANTQALVPIQNGYDRELEECDHPAEAIASFVSECPRDRLSARITRAGSLHIGARRKTTSAEHEHISGLASAFTESKLFPVKRVSDIRPFKATKLMYNAAVSPLAASAGVDNAELLTDPLAQKLFFALLKENYAILHHAGLPLETIGPFHPHTVMRILRTPLLPKIMGLFFRPSLRGAYCSMSPDMGTGQTEIDAYNGHLVRLAGAFPCPINNAVINLVDRISRDRLAKARTHIRHLAASLPNGVLK
- a CDS encoding NAD-dependent epimerase/dehydratase family protein; its protein translation is MNLVTGGGGFIGSHLVHQLLASGEPVRVLEHPEAVLNHLPLERIELVRADIRDSGAMRNMMHGCDRVYHLAADPNLWRRNRCEFDEINHKGTLNVMRAALDSGVSRVLYVSTESILTSDEFSGGAAESVRLGEEDMIGPYCLSKFQAEQAAFQLAEAGAPVIVCSPTLPMGPGDRNQTPPTRLSVAFCQGKIPVYLDCKLNLIDVRDVAVGLVRAMQRGRPGVRYLLAGHNCRLIEWLQILGDIVNRPAPRWTIPYPVALAIGWFSELWADHISHRMPSATVTGVRLTKRTMHFDPSATYAELGLAAPRPIEESARDAVSWYRKQHWI